The Pedobacter frigiditerrae genomic sequence AGATATGTGTTTTTGAACTTGTGTCTCTGTCTACTAATCCTTTCTCATGCATAATTTGCATCAGTTTTAAACTAGTAGTATAACCTGCATCTTTTTTATTTAAAGCCTCATGCACTTCACGAACTGTACAGTTTCCTTTTTTCCAAAGTACCTGTAAAATTTCCATTTCGCCTTCTGTTGGTTTGATGTTTGTATTGCTCATTTTGTTACACTACGAATTTTTTCGTATTCAAATGTACGAATGTATTCGTATAATCAAAATTATTTAACCAAAATTTAACAAATATTTTTAGAAATAGGGCTGGTGTGGGCTTAACGGGCTTTTTTTAGACTCTCGTATTTATTGATATTGGCTGGGTCTATGTCGCTCAAGAAATT encodes the following:
- a CDS encoding BlaI/MecI/CopY family transcriptional regulator, which gives rise to MSNTNIKPTEGEMEILQVLWKKGNCTVREVHEALNKKDAGYTTSLKLMQIMHEKGLVDRDTSSKTHIYRAIVNQEKTQQQLVNKMIDNVFNGSAARLVMQALGNKTASKEEIDLIKEYLDKLENK